One Natator depressus isolate rNatDep1 chromosome 6, rNatDep2.hap1, whole genome shotgun sequence DNA window includes the following coding sequences:
- the CD151 gene encoding CD151 antigen isoform X2 — MREYTEKKETCGTICLKYLLFIFNFFFWLAGGAVMAVGIWTLAEKSDYISLLSSNTYMATAYILVVAGIVVMITGILGCCATFKERRNLLRVYFILLLCIFLLEIIAGILAYIYYQQLSMELKQNLKETMTQKYRKEGEEGVTSAVDKLQQEFKCCGSNNATDWSESIWIKSAEAGGRKFPDSCCKTITEGCGRRDHPSNIYKEGGCITKLENFIQEHLKIIGAVGIGIACVQIFGMIFTCCLYKSLKSEPY; from the exons ATGCGTGAGTACACGGAGAAGAAGGAGACGTGCGGCACTATCTGCCTCAAATACCTGCTCTTCATCTTTAACTTCTTCTTCTGG CTGGCCGGTGGGGCGGTGATGGCGGTGGGGATCTGGACTCTGGCCGAGAAGAGCGACTACATCAGTCTCCTGTCCTCCAACACGTACATGGCGACCGCCTACATCCTGGTGGTGGCGGGAATTGTCGTCATGATTACCGGCATCCTTGGGTGCTGCGCCACCTTCAAAGAGCGGCGAAACCTGCTGAGAGTG TACTTCATATTGCTGCTGTGCATTTTCCTGCTTGAGATCATTGCTGGTATCCTGGCCTATATCTACTACCAACAG CTGAGTATGGAGCTGAAGCAAAACCTGAAAGAGACCATGACCCAGAAGTAccggaaggagggagaggagggtgtGACCAGCGCGGTGGACAAACTGCAGCAGGAG TTCAAGTGCTGTGGCAGCAACAATGCTACAGACTGGAGTGAGAGCATCTGGATCAAATCCGCAGAGGCCGGAGGGCGGAAATTCCCAGACAGCTGTTGTAAGACGATAACAGAAGGGTGTGGCCGGAGAGACCATCCTTCCAACATCTACAAGGAG GGCGGCTGCATCACTAAGCTGGAAAACTTCATTCAGGAACACCTGAAAATTATTGGAGCGGTGGGGATTGGCATTGCTTGTGTTCAG ATCTTTGGAATGATCTTCACCTGCTGCTTGTACAAGAGTTTAAAGTCAGAACCGTACTAG
- the CD151 gene encoding CD151 antigen isoform X1, whose product MREYTEKKETCGTICLKYLLFIFNFFFWLAGGAVMAVGIWTLAEKSDYISLLSSNTYMATAYILVVAGIVVMITGILGCCATFKERRNLLRVYFILLLCIFLLEIIAGILAYIYYQQFFPVSLQLSMELKQNLKETMTQKYRKEGEEGVTSAVDKLQQEFKCCGSNNATDWSESIWIKSAEAGGRKFPDSCCKTITEGCGRRDHPSNIYKEGGCITKLENFIQEHLKIIGAVGIGIACVQIFGMIFTCCLYKSLKSEPY is encoded by the exons ATGCGTGAGTACACGGAGAAGAAGGAGACGTGCGGCACTATCTGCCTCAAATACCTGCTCTTCATCTTTAACTTCTTCTTCTGG CTGGCCGGTGGGGCGGTGATGGCGGTGGGGATCTGGACTCTGGCCGAGAAGAGCGACTACATCAGTCTCCTGTCCTCCAACACGTACATGGCGACCGCCTACATCCTGGTGGTGGCGGGAATTGTCGTCATGATTACCGGCATCCTTGGGTGCTGCGCCACCTTCAAAGAGCGGCGAAACCTGCTGAGAGTG TACTTCATATTGCTGCTGTGCATTTTCCTGCTTGAGATCATTGCTGGTATCCTGGCCTATATCTACTACCAACAG TTCTTCCCCGTGAGCCTGCAG CTGAGTATGGAGCTGAAGCAAAACCTGAAAGAGACCATGACCCAGAAGTAccggaaggagggagaggagggtgtGACCAGCGCGGTGGACAAACTGCAGCAGGAG TTCAAGTGCTGTGGCAGCAACAATGCTACAGACTGGAGTGAGAGCATCTGGATCAAATCCGCAGAGGCCGGAGGGCGGAAATTCCCAGACAGCTGTTGTAAGACGATAACAGAAGGGTGTGGCCGGAGAGACCATCCTTCCAACATCTACAAGGAG GGCGGCTGCATCACTAAGCTGGAAAACTTCATTCAGGAACACCTGAAAATTATTGGAGCGGTGGGGATTGGCATTGCTTGTGTTCAG ATCTTTGGAATGATCTTCACCTGCTGCTTGTACAAGAGTTTAAAGTCAGAACCGTACTAG